A region from the Candidatus Neomarinimicrobiota bacterium genome encodes:
- a CDS encoding universal stress protein gives MKFLLCIGGGEMSHDTIVTGGKIAAAFHSDLSVLYVGAKHSGSMTGMLDMSRMKLSEWEIELPGVKILRYAGQVLKDMNLLKVDDSGDILEKHSLRPDINGAYELHALGKQGENIRLRLREGDIIDQVIKEVDLGGYNLVFMGASKERRLIHRMIQFIDCSLFITKNLRDIDYRFLFAVDDTEMSRRALFLGSRATKFLKAEATLLSVVDKEENIEMGERCIAKGEKIFKRMNIPYTTKIAIGDPTETIIEEAGDNHIIAMGSSKSSQLSKFFKATKAVKVVQDCNCPVLIVK, from the coding sequence ATGAAATTCTTACTCTGCATAGGCGGAGGAGAGATGTCGCATGACACGATTGTCACAGGTGGGAAAATAGCGGCAGCTTTTCATTCCGACCTGTCTGTATTATATGTAGGGGCTAAACACTCCGGCTCAATGACAGGTATGTTAGATATGAGCAGGATGAAGCTCTCTGAATGGGAAATTGAACTTCCGGGTGTTAAGATCCTCCGATATGCCGGGCAAGTTCTAAAGGACATGAATCTTCTCAAGGTTGATGATTCCGGAGATATATTAGAAAAACATTCGCTTAGACCGGACATCAACGGCGCATACGAGCTTCACGCGCTGGGCAAACAGGGAGAAAATATCAGACTTCGCCTGAGGGAAGGAGATATAATCGACCAGGTCATCAAGGAAGTGGATTTAGGCGGTTATAATTTGGTTTTTATGGGGGCGAGTAAAGAGAGGCGACTGATTCATCGGATGATTCAATTCATAGACTGTTCACTCTTCATCACCAAAAATTTGAGGGATATAGATTACCGATTTTTATTCGCGGTAGATGATACTGAAATGTCAAGAAGAGCTCTTTTCTTAGGCTCGAGAGCGACAAAATTTCTTAAGGCGGAAGCAACCTTATTAAGTGTAGTGGACAAAGAAGAAAATATTGAAATGGGAGAGAGGTGTATAGCGAAAGGGGAGAAGATATTTAAAAGAATGAATATCCCCTACACGACGAAAATTGCAATCGGAGACCCCACCGAAACAATCATTGAAGAAGCGGGTGACAATCACATAATAGCTATGGGTTCCAGTAAAAGCTCTCAGCTCAGCAAATTCTTCAAGGCTACTAAAGCAGTCAAGGTGGTGCAGGACTGCAACTGTCCTGTTTTAATTGTTAAATAA
- a CDS encoding DASS family sodium-coupled anion symporter has translation MIRIVLYWIDTHRWFITAIFACVTIANLTPPEGLSENGMDVIAILVMSTIILITAEVPLPTVPLLIAVFQVLFGVDTPKAISQSFMSDSVFFIMGSLMLAVAIVHQKLDRRIAYFILRFTKGSVTRLSFGFILVCAIMASFIGAHTVAAIMLPVAITIVNNIDADSKKIRNISLILMFSIAYGCAAASVGTPSGGARNAVMLDYWSRLYDINITYTEWIKYAYPMVLIQIPVVAFFINITFKPENRDISQAIIRLKKSVENEGSLGKAEWLTIFIFLFTLILWVSSSDRLGLGIPAFIGVSLYLITGLVNWDNINSGVNWGVVLLYGSAISLGVAMQKTGAASWMANALLGGMEAIHIGGGIALIIVVAVITMIVANVMSHGPAVAVLGPIFLELAVITDTSLIAVGFVVAMASSFTFMTIIGSPANTIVFSSNFIRPHDFFRAGWKLSLSSLAMLVLISATYWKLFE, from the coding sequence ATGATTCGGATAGTCTTATATTGGATAGATACCCACAGGTGGTTTATAACCGCTATTTTTGCCTGTGTTACCATTGCGAATCTGACGCCGCCAGAAGGTCTGTCCGAAAATGGAATGGATGTAATCGCCATCCTTGTAATGTCGACTATAATTCTGATAACCGCTGAAGTTCCGCTTCCGACAGTCCCACTGCTTATAGCAGTGTTTCAGGTCTTATTTGGTGTGGATACTCCAAAGGCGATTTCTCAATCGTTTATGAGCGATTCGGTTTTCTTTATAATGGGTTCGCTTATGCTTGCGGTTGCTATTGTGCATCAAAAACTCGACAGAAGAATTGCATATTTTATCTTACGGTTTACAAAGGGCAGTGTAACACGATTATCGTTTGGTTTCATACTCGTCTGCGCCATTATGGCTTCATTTATAGGAGCGCATACTGTGGCGGCGATTATGCTTCCGGTGGCAATCACCATCGTAAATAATATTGATGCCGATAGCAAAAAGATTCGTAATATTTCGCTCATACTGATGTTTTCCATTGCATACGGCTGCGCAGCTGCCTCTGTCGGTACCCCGTCAGGTGGAGCAAGGAATGCCGTAATGTTGGATTACTGGAGTCGCCTATACGATATAAATATAACTTATACCGAATGGATAAAATACGCCTATCCAATGGTCTTAATTCAGATTCCCGTTGTTGCGTTCTTCATAAATATTACTTTCAAGCCTGAAAACAGGGATATTAGTCAGGCAATTATCAGATTGAAAAAGAGTGTGGAAAATGAGGGAAGTTTAGGAAAAGCCGAATGGTTGACCATCTTCATCTTTTTATTTACTCTTATATTGTGGGTGAGTTCAAGCGATCGTCTTGGTCTTGGAATACCCGCATTCATAGGGGTTTCATTATACTTAATTACAGGACTTGTAAATTGGGACAATATCAACTCGGGAGTGAACTGGGGTGTGGTTCTGCTTTACGGTTCAGCCATCTCTCTTGGAGTTGCTATGCAGAAAACAGGAGCGGCATCCTGGATGGCTAACGCTCTCCTTGGCGGAATGGAAGCAATTCACATTGGAGGAGGAATTGCTCTCATTATAGTTGTAGCAGTTATAACTATGATAGTCGCAAATGTAATGAGCCATGGGCCTGCGGTCGCTGTTCTCGGTCCTATCTTTCTTGAGTTGGCGGTAATAACGGACACAAGCTTAATCGCAGTAGGGTTTGTAGTTGCTATGGCGTCGTCATTTACTTTTATGACAATCATAGGCTCGCCCGCAAATACAATAGTTTTCAGCAGTAATTTTATAAGACCACATGATTTCTTCCGGGCTGGATGGAAATTAAGCCTTTCATCGTTAGCAATGTTGGTATTGATATCGGCAACGTATTGGAAATTATTTGAATAA
- a CDS encoding SLC13 family permease yields MDSIILIAVLIGALILFISDKLSADLVAMFMLAVLLLFKLVTPAEAVSGFSNSATITIGAMFILSAGLIHTGVVDYLAFIADKKIKNANIGLMLFIIVVAGGASAFVNNTAVVAVFLPVIIKISRERGISPSKFLIPLSFAAILGGSMTLLGSSTNILISSISKSYGYEEFKIFEFSKMGIILFAVGGVYLLLFSYKLLPNRASTGDLTKNYRMRRYLTEVTVTGDSPMIGKSLTDRKIAETYDVNILEIIRGEKKYWQKLRSTLIEDQDILLVRGSVQDILNFTKSEKLLSLSDVDLGDRDLQAEDVILAEAVIAPNSKLIGFTVKTINFRRRYGAFVLAIQTHGRTLRSKIGQISLNFGDSLLLQGSADALQDLRGNQDFLMTEEVKLDNFRTNRAIIAIGIIFSVVILSAFEVFPIMVAAIFGAIAMVTTGCINIKEAYANIDWMVIFLIAGMIPIGIAIEKSGLAINAAEGILNIFGDLSPTFILSGIYIGTVLLTSVLSNTATAIVIAPIGISMAITLGVNPKPFLMATMFGASTSLITPIGYQTNTLVYGPGKYKFFDYVKVGLPLNLIAWLLVTLLIPVFWPF; encoded by the coding sequence ATGGATTCTATTATACTAATAGCGGTATTAATCGGAGCGCTGATATTGTTTATCTCGGACAAATTATCAGCGGATCTGGTTGCGATGTTTATGTTGGCGGTTTTACTTCTATTTAAATTAGTTACACCCGCAGAAGCAGTATCAGGATTTTCCAACAGCGCCACCATAACTATCGGAGCAATGTTCATTTTAAGCGCAGGTTTAATTCACACCGGGGTTGTGGACTATCTCGCATTCATAGCAGATAAAAAAATCAAGAATGCCAATATCGGACTGATGCTGTTCATAATCGTCGTCGCCGGAGGTGCGTCGGCATTTGTAAACAACACGGCTGTTGTTGCTGTGTTCCTTCCGGTAATAATTAAAATTTCACGGGAGAGAGGAATAAGCCCTTCTAAATTCCTGATTCCGCTTTCGTTTGCGGCTATTCTCGGCGGGAGTATGACGCTTTTAGGCTCTTCAACAAACATCCTTATAAGTTCTATCTCGAAAAGCTACGGATATGAGGAGTTTAAGATATTTGAATTTTCGAAGATGGGAATAATCTTATTCGCAGTCGGCGGAGTTTATCTATTGCTCTTTTCCTATAAATTGCTGCCGAACAGAGCCAGTACAGGAGATTTGACAAAGAATTATCGTATGCGCAGATACCTCACAGAGGTTACCGTGACAGGTGATTCTCCGATGATAGGCAAATCGCTTACAGACAGAAAAATTGCGGAAACCTATGATGTAAACATATTGGAGATTATTCGAGGCGAAAAAAAATACTGGCAGAAACTTAGATCAACTTTGATTGAGGATCAGGATATTCTATTGGTCAGGGGAAGCGTGCAAGATATTCTCAATTTTACGAAATCTGAGAAATTATTGAGTTTAAGCGATGTTGATCTTGGCGACAGAGACCTGCAAGCGGAAGATGTTATCCTTGCGGAAGCAGTTATCGCTCCCAATTCAAAGCTGATAGGTTTTACAGTCAAGACGATAAATTTCAGACGACGATACGGAGCGTTTGTGTTGGCTATCCAGACTCACGGCAGAACACTGAGAAGTAAAATTGGACAAATTTCCCTTAATTTCGGTGATTCGTTGCTGCTTCAGGGGAGCGCCGATGCGCTTCAAGATCTACGCGGCAATCAAGATTTTCTTATGACAGAAGAGGTGAAATTAGATAATTTCAGAACCAATAGAGCGATTATCGCAATAGGAATAATCTTTTCGGTAGTAATTTTATCAGCGTTTGAAGTTTTTCCGATAATGGTGGCTGCCATTTTCGGGGCTATCGCTATGGTCACAACCGGATGCATAAACATCAAAGAAGCATACGCCAATATAGATTGGATGGTCATTTTCCTTATAGCGGGAATGATTCCGATTGGGATAGCAATAGAAAAATCCGGACTTGCAATAAACGCTGCGGAAGGTATTTTGAATATTTTCGGGGATCTATCTCCTACCTTTATTCTTTCGGGGATTTATATCGGAACAGTCCTATTGACATCTGTTCTGTCGAATACCGCAACGGCAATCGTGATTGCTCCTATCGGAATCTCTATGGCTATCACATTGGGCGTTAATCCGAAACCGTTTCTGATGGCAACTATGTTCGGCGCATCCACGAGCCTTATTACGCCTATAGGTTATCAAACAAATACGTTAGTTTATGGACCCGGAAAGTATAAATTTTTTGATTATGTCAAAGTAGGATTACCCTTGAACCTTATAGCGTGGCTGTTAGTTACTCTATTAATACCGGTTTTTTGGCCCTTTTAA
- a CDS encoding GAF domain-containing protein, which produces MNSSDKKLKDYADKERAHSKKLIDIGIALSAEKDIFNLLELIVDSARDFTNADGGTLYIVSDDEKSLNFEIVQTNSLNIRMGGKTGEKINWPPVPLFNKDGSPNKENVSTNVAITKKLVNIPDVYDVEGFNFEGTRKFDESTGYRSMSMLVIPMLNHENEIIGVLQLLNAIDDSSGETIPFTEESIDLTASLASQAAIAVTNVRLIQDLKDLFDSFIRTIATAIDEKSPYTAGHISRVANLTMEIARKINVTKWGKYGKFKFSDDELEELRLAAWMHDVGKITTPEHVVDKSTKLEKIFDRVELLRVRFETIKLQMENEWYKKKVELLEAEGKESKKLADLEKEYSAKIARFQEDADFCLQCNEPGEFMEDEKIDRLQEIAKQSYLISGNSQPIISGDELLNLSIKRGTLNESDRKIIENHATMTLKMLNELPFSKKLRHVPEYAAAHHEKLNGTGYPLKLKGKEISIQARVMAIADIFEALTAKDRPYKKPMKLSQAIQILGFMVKDEHLDADLVDLFLKEGMAEEYANEFLLPEQIDWKTSDLGS; this is translated from the coding sequence TTGAATAGTTCTGATAAAAAATTAAAGGATTACGCTGATAAAGAGCGTGCGCACTCCAAAAAATTAATTGACATCGGTATCGCTTTATCCGCTGAAAAGGATATCTTTAACCTGTTAGAATTAATTGTGGACAGCGCCCGGGATTTCACAAACGCTGACGGAGGTACTTTATACATAGTCAGCGATGATGAAAAATCATTAAATTTCGAAATCGTTCAGACGAACAGTCTAAATATCCGCATGGGAGGCAAAACAGGTGAGAAAATAAATTGGCCTCCCGTACCATTATTTAATAAAGACGGTTCCCCAAATAAAGAAAACGTCTCCACTAACGTAGCAATTACGAAAAAGTTGGTTAATATCCCGGATGTCTATGATGTTGAAGGGTTTAATTTCGAGGGAACACGAAAGTTCGATGAAAGTACCGGTTATCGCTCTATGTCAATGCTCGTAATTCCGATGTTAAACCACGAGAATGAAATTATCGGCGTGCTTCAGCTTCTCAACGCAATAGATGATAGCTCAGGTGAGACAATACCGTTCACGGAAGAAAGTATTGACCTGACTGCTTCATTAGCCTCACAAGCTGCGATTGCTGTTACCAATGTGCGGCTTATTCAAGATTTAAAAGATCTGTTTGATTCCTTCATCAGAACTATCGCAACTGCGATTGATGAAAAATCACCTTATACCGCCGGTCACATTAGCCGTGTGGCAAACTTAACTATGGAAATTGCAAGAAAGATCAACGTCACGAAATGGGGCAAGTACGGAAAGTTCAAATTTTCTGATGACGAGCTTGAGGAATTAAGGCTCGCGGCGTGGATGCACGACGTTGGTAAGATAACCACGCCTGAACATGTAGTTGATAAGAGCACAAAACTTGAAAAGATATTCGATCGGGTTGAACTTCTAAGGGTAAGGTTTGAGACAATAAAGCTTCAGATGGAAAACGAATGGTATAAGAAGAAAGTTGAGCTGTTGGAGGCTGAAGGAAAAGAGAGCAAAAAACTGGCTGACTTGGAAAAAGAGTATTCCGCGAAAATTGCCCGATTCCAGGAGGACGCAGATTTCTGCTTACAATGCAATGAACCCGGTGAATTTATGGAAGATGAAAAGATAGATCGGTTACAGGAAATTGCTAAGCAATCCTACCTGATTAGCGGAAACTCACAACCAATTATCTCCGGAGACGAGCTCCTAAATTTATCTATCAAGCGGGGAACGTTAAACGAATCCGACAGAAAGATAATAGAAAACCACGCCACGATGACCCTTAAGATGTTGAATGAACTTCCGTTCAGTAAAAAATTGCGGCACGTTCCTGAATACGCGGCAGCGCACCATGAAAAACTCAATGGAACGGGCTATCCGCTTAAATTAAAAGGGAAAGAAATATCTATCCAGGCAAGAGTAATGGCTATCGCTGATATCTTCGAGGCGTTGACCGCGAAGGATAGACCGTATAAGAAACCAATGAAGCTCTCTCAGGCGATACAAATTCTCGGTTTTATGGTAAAAGACGAACATCTCGATGCCGATCTTGTAGATCTGTTTCTGAAAGAGGGAATGGCAGAAGAATATGCAAATGAGTTTCTATTACCCGAGCAAATTGACTGGAAAACTTCCGACCTTGGCTCATAA
- a CDS encoding Rdx family protein: MLNISIEYCDVUGYLPQASSLAADIENNYSVKSELIPSSHGVFEVVVNDNLIFSKKEIGRFPEHSEIMESINSMDD, translated from the coding sequence ATATTGAATATAAGCATCGAATACTGTGACGTCTGAGGATACTTACCACAAGCTTCCAGTTTGGCGGCAGACATAGAGAATAATTATAGCGTAAAGAGCGAGCTTATCCCTTCGAGTCATGGGGTATTTGAGGTCGTCGTGAACGATAATTTGATTTTTTCGAAAAAAGAGATAGGCAGATTTCCGGAGCATTCGGAAATTATGGAGAGCATCAATTCGATGGATGACTGA
- a CDS encoding dipeptidase, giving the protein MSNNIIEHIQKNEENYLEELKKFVRIQSISSDPEKADEMVECANWVRDDLENMGMEGVEIIPTDGHPSVYGEWKKAEGKPTILIYGHYDVQPVDPLNLWDTPPFEPEVRNGGLYGRGTVDDKGQIYLHMKAVEAYLKTEGTLPLNVKFLIEGEEEVGSPNLVPLIKSNIDKLQTDVVLISDSHMFAKGIPSICYSLRGLAYFEIRVRGTNSDLHSGTFGGAVINPANALVTIISKLKDDNGKILIPGIYDDVLALTDEEREMFKSLPHDDEKYRKELEAPELFGEEGYTTLERTWARPTLDINGIYSGFMGEGAKTVIPAVATAKISMRLVPDQDYHKIEEQFNDYIQEIAPKAVEVEVLNLHGGMPYISPMNSPIFEPAREALKKAFGTDTVMMREGGSIPIVTDFEELLNVPVMLIGFGLPDEHSHAPNEWIDLENFQKGIESMAYLYEGLSQK; this is encoded by the coding sequence TTGAGCAATAACATCATTGAACATATTCAGAAGAACGAAGAGAATTATTTAGAAGAGCTGAAAAAATTTGTAAGAATTCAAAGTATCAGCAGTGACCCTGAAAAAGCAGATGAAATGGTCGAATGTGCGAATTGGGTTCGAGATGATCTTGAAAATATGGGAATGGAAGGCGTTGAAATAATTCCAACTGACGGACATCCCTCTGTTTATGGAGAGTGGAAAAAAGCCGAAGGAAAGCCTACAATTCTAATATATGGACATTATGACGTGCAGCCGGTAGATCCTTTGAATTTATGGGATACGCCGCCGTTTGAGCCTGAAGTGAGAAACGGCGGTCTTTATGGAAGGGGCACTGTGGATGATAAGGGACAGATATACCTACATATGAAGGCAGTTGAGGCATATTTAAAAACGGAAGGTACTTTGCCTCTGAACGTAAAATTTCTCATAGAAGGTGAAGAGGAGGTGGGTAGCCCGAATTTAGTTCCTTTAATCAAGAGTAACATTGATAAATTACAGACGGATGTAGTGTTGATATCTGATTCGCATATGTTCGCAAAAGGTATTCCGTCTATTTGTTACAGTTTGAGAGGACTCGCATATTTTGAAATACGGGTTCGGGGGACGAATAGCGACCTCCATTCCGGAACGTTCGGTGGAGCAGTGATAAATCCCGCAAATGCGCTTGTAACAATAATATCTAAACTGAAGGACGACAATGGCAAAATCCTGATTCCCGGTATATATGATGATGTTCTTGCTCTTACGGACGAAGAAAGGGAGATGTTTAAAAGTTTACCCCACGATGACGAAAAATATCGTAAAGAACTTGAAGCGCCGGAATTATTTGGCGAGGAGGGTTATACAACTTTAGAGCGCACATGGGCGAGACCTACGCTCGACATCAACGGAATTTACTCGGGATTTATGGGTGAGGGCGCAAAAACCGTGATCCCGGCAGTCGCCACCGCAAAAATCAGTATGAGGTTGGTACCGGATCAGGATTATCATAAAATTGAAGAGCAATTCAACGATTATATACAGGAGATTGCTCCCAAAGCAGTGGAAGTTGAAGTGCTTAATCTACACGGCGGAATGCCATATATCTCGCCTATGAATTCTCCGATATTCGAACCGGCGAGAGAAGCGCTAAAAAAGGCATTCGGTACTGATACAGTTATGATGCGGGAAGGGGGATCGATTCCTATCGTAACGGATTTCGAGGAATTATTGAATGTACCGGTAATGTTAATAGGGTTCGGTCTGCCGGATGAACATTCTCATGCGCCGAATGAGTGGATAGACTTAGAGAATTTTCAAAAAGGAATTGAGTCTATGGCATACTTATACGAGGGTCTATCTCAAAAATAA
- a CDS encoding response regulator, which produces MAKKRDQKKRSAITSLTNTSSKNSNDKRWNSVLKSVNKSFSSGLSADFGFIFWRNHSSSKFNVLSVIGNSKRALSGDLDKKLIPAKWTKKNGYNTLISSPGKTLSAEPRLIRELRKSDSDAMLVPISSGKKLKGFIFTQNSGNNRFAKSEVKFVESMASILAIADENRKLNKITHDLQEISVLNPNLIMKFDSKGKLLYHNPAVENLLKSLKLKTAEVRKILPSTHNKRFELSLKNDQVLTAEAIIGDNHFEFQYTPIPDDNILIVLGKDVTDRQDALNKLLHSQSRLVESNEALKELYEREKQIRSQLIHAEQLAALGQMGSKIAHELNNPLQVISACAEVISDMVNDDDVKDIVKDMNTEIQHIISLASGYMRLGKPSASNRKNINVNIILRDLVGTLKSIGHLKTTNLKLKLSKMSSKVYVDRERLDQVFRNLILNALQAMQGRKIKNLTISTRVDKAAKSVVIVFSDSGSGIPKKYLNKIFDPFFTTKSEDSGTGIGLLIVKDIVETEYSGKVNVTSVSGKGTSFTVSLPVAPVDPYTAKILIVDDEPMLCQSYNRYLTKLGYLVKTTGDAKEGLKIFEEFIPDVIIADIQMPGMDGFQFAERIWEKDSSQKIIFSSGFAYVEDIKSKLETDNLIFFKKPARLVEDLLHSVEEALKN; this is translated from the coding sequence ATGGCAAAAAAAAGGGATCAAAAAAAACGTTCTGCCATTACCTCTCTGACGAACACAAGTAGCAAAAATTCTAACGACAAAAGATGGAATTCCGTCTTGAAATCAGTTAATAAATCATTCTCTTCCGGCCTGTCTGCTGATTTTGGTTTTATTTTTTGGCGGAATCATAGTTCTTCTAAATTTAATGTTCTTTCGGTAATTGGAAATTCTAAAAGAGCTTTAAGCGGAGATCTCGACAAGAAATTAATCCCGGCAAAATGGACCAAAAAGAACGGGTATAATACACTTATATCTTCTCCCGGAAAAACTCTATCCGCCGAACCGCGTTTGATTAGGGAGCTGCGAAAGAGTGATTCTGATGCGATGTTAGTTCCCATTAGCTCAGGTAAAAAATTGAAGGGTTTTATTTTTACTCAAAATTCAGGTAACAACCGATTTGCCAAAAGTGAGGTTAAATTTGTTGAATCAATGGCATCTATTCTCGCAATTGCCGATGAGAACAGAAAGCTGAATAAAATTACACACGATCTTCAGGAGATTTCTGTTCTAAATCCAAACTTGATTATGAAATTTGATTCAAAAGGAAAACTATTATATCATAATCCGGCGGTTGAGAACTTACTGAAATCATTAAAATTAAAAACGGCTGAAGTAAGAAAAATTTTGCCATCTACTCATAATAAGCGATTTGAATTATCGTTAAAGAATGATCAAGTGTTAACTGCGGAAGCAATAATCGGGGATAATCATTTCGAATTTCAATACACTCCTATTCCTGATGATAATATCTTAATAGTATTGGGAAAGGATGTTACCGATCGGCAGGATGCGCTAAATAAGCTTCTTCACAGCCAATCCAGGTTAGTTGAATCCAACGAGGCTCTAAAGGAACTTTACGAGAGGGAAAAGCAGATACGCTCTCAACTTATTCATGCCGAACAGCTTGCAGCATTGGGACAAATGGGATCAAAAATTGCCCATGAGCTTAATAATCCCCTGCAGGTAATATCCGCGTGTGCGGAAGTTATTTCGGATATGGTAAACGATGATGACGTAAAAGACATAGTCAAAGATATGAACACAGAGATACAACACATCATTAGTCTCGCTTCAGGTTATATGCGACTCGGAAAGCCATCTGCTTCCAATCGGAAAAATATCAATGTAAATATTATTCTCCGTGATTTAGTTGGTACTTTAAAATCTATCGGTCATCTTAAAACTACCAATCTTAAGTTAAAACTCAGTAAAATGAGTTCTAAAGTTTATGTAGATCGAGAACGCTTGGATCAAGTATTCAGGAATTTAATTCTAAATGCCTTGCAGGCAATGCAAGGAAGAAAGATTAAAAACCTGACCATATCCACACGGGTTGATAAAGCTGCCAAGTCAGTAGTCATAGTATTTTCAGATAGCGGAAGCGGTATTCCAAAAAAGTATCTCAACAAAATTTTTGATCCCTTTTTTACTACAAAATCCGAAGATTCGGGAACGGGAATCGGCCTTCTCATTGTTAAGGATATTGTTGAAACAGAATATAGCGGAAAAGTTAATGTAACTTCAGTAAGTGGGAAAGGCACATCTTTTACGGTTTCGCTCCCTGTGGCGCCGGTTGACCCGTACACAGCTAAGATATTGATAGTCGATGATGAGCCGATGCTTTGTCAGAGCTATAATAGATATCTCACAAAATTAGGATACCTCGTAAAAACTACGGGAGACGCCAAGGAAGGATTAAAAATCTTCGAGGAGTTTATTCCGGATGTAATCATTGCCGATATTCAAATGCCGGGAATGGATGGATTTCAGTTTGCTGAACGTATTTGGGAAAAAGACTCCTCACAAAAGATAATATTCTCTTCCGGATTTGCTTATGTAGAGGATATTAAAAGTAAGTTAGAAACAGATAACCTGATATTCTTTAAGAAACCGGCACGATTAGTCGAAGACCTTTTGCACTCTGTCGAAGAGGCATTAAAGAATTAG